Proteins encoded in a region of the Fundulus heteroclitus isolate FHET01 chromosome 2, MU-UCD_Fhet_4.1, whole genome shotgun sequence genome:
- the si:dkey-238o13.4 gene encoding uncharacterized protein si:dkey-238o13.4 has translation MSTSDRVVLVLGGAGTVGSGIVKALLDKGFKVAVISRDASRLDRLRTFVSPNTQQNLITVVGNVGSEDGAEEAKQALLEQVGKVTDIVSSLGFSWWQGGPPHTQTLKDLHWVIETLLFSTFVSWKAFFPLVRDTAESSYTVITGGAGEKLLMPGTGFLTVGAASALAFCQVLREEYPEVPCKLNQVKINTGVATPERMAPGYLNHLDLGEAVAALVERGSSSHTVFAVSSPADLKTVLLEGNL, from the exons ATGTCCACCTCTGACAGGGTTGTGTTGGTTCTGGGAGGAGCGGGGACCGTGGGTTCTGGCATAGTCAAAGCCCTGCTGGACAAAG GTTTTAAAGTTGCAGTGATCTCCAGAGACGCCAGCAGACTGGACAGACTGCGGACCTTCGTCTCTCCCAACACTCAGCAGAACCTCATCACTGTGGTGGGAAACGTGG GCTCAGAGGATGGAGCAGAAGAGGCCAAGCAGGCCCTGCTGGAGCAGGTGGGGAAGGTGACCGACATCGTTTCTTCTCTGGGCTTCAGCTGGTGGCAGGGCGGCCCCCCCCACACCCAGACCCTCAAAGACCTGCACTGG GTAATCGAGACGTTGCTCTTCAGCACCTTTGTTTCCTGGAAGGCGTTCTTCCCGTTGGTGAGGGACACCGCCGAGTCCAGCTACACCGTCATCACAG gaggagctggagagaagCTGCTGATGCCAGGGACGGGCTTCCTGACGGTGGGAGCAGCCAGCGCTCTAGCTTTCTGCCAGGTGCTGCGAGAGGAATACCCTGAGGTGCCCTGCAAACTCAACCAG GTGAAGATCAACACAGGTGTGGCGACTCCAGAGCGCATGGCACCTGGCTACCTGAATCACCTGGACCTGGGCGAGGCCGTGGCAGCGCTGGTGGAAAGAGGAAGCTCCTCCCACACCGTGTTCGCTGTCAGCAGCCCTGCAGACCTAAAGACTGTCCTCCTGGAGGGGAACCTTTAG